Proteins from one Malaya genurostris strain Urasoe2022 chromosome 2, Malgen_1.1, whole genome shotgun sequence genomic window:
- the LOC131431467 gene encoding cytochrome P450 4V2-like produces the protein MLLPLLLSIIGTLLLLYLYTRELFGSRFANKICATLPVHPVFGHILFFMGKSSDQAFCLVNKYFSQVDRLGKLLTGPKALIMVNHPDLLQQILTSSDLHDKPFFYKFFGLGGGLITENSGERWLRVRKLLNPTFNTRMLTSYLPIMDFRTKRMITKLRTMADGQTDVNILKFIGECTLEMVFSTTMGRNAHELPGQREYIQNLEVIQNLLGERILNVNQHLEFVYRMSKAYKREQSSRDYCNKFTDKIIAERRKELDKLSGMETEEDEYHTKSLNFLDEVLAIHDENKLTFSDQEISDHLYTIMTAAHDTSALTVAYTCLLMAMHPDIQTKVRNEMNEVFFSSSVDINCDSLKQLEYTEMVINEVLRICPAVPFVARQTAREIELDGVRIPKGQILVVNFFSLHRRTDIWGSDPERFDPERFRPEATKARHPFAFLPFSGGLRNCIGSRYAKNSMKIMLLRILQNFEIQTDLKFTDLRFKFEITLKLAGPHNVRLVKIN, from the exons atgttgcTTCCGTTGTTACTTTCGATTATCGGAACTCTGCTGCTGTTGTATCTCTACACCAGGGAACTATTCGGTTCTCGTTTTGCCAACAAAATCTGTGCCACTTTGCCAGTGCATCCCGTTTTCGGTCATATTTTGTTCTTCATGGGAAAGTCATCCGATCAAGCCTTCTGCTTGGTAAACAAATACTTCAGCCAAGTCGATCGTCTCGGGAAACTTTTGACCGGTCCGAAAGCATTGATCATGGTTAATCATCCCGATCTACTGCAGCAGATACTGACGAGCAGCGATCTACACGATAAACCGTTCTTCTACAAGTTCTTTGGGCTTGGCGGTGGACTGATAACGGAGAACT ctgGTGAGCGGTGGCTTCGCGTGAGAAAGCTCCTGAACCCAACTTTCAACACTAGAATGCTGACCAGCTACTTACCCATCATGGACTTTCGCACTAAGCGGATGATTACGAAACTACGAACAATGGCGGACGGCCAAACGGACGTCAACATTCTGAAGTTCATCGGTGAATGCACTCTGGAAATGGTCTTCAGCACAACGATGGGACGCAATGCACACGAACTGCCCGGTCAACGAGAATACATTCAAAATCTGGAAGT AATACAGAATTTGTTGGGAGAAAGAATTTTGAACGTGAATCAACATTTGGAATTTGTGTACCGAATGAGTAAGGCATACAAAAGAGAGCAGAGCTCTCGAGATTACTGTAACAAATTCACGGATAAA ATTATAGCCGAAAGACGCAAAGAACTCGACAAATTGTCCGGCATGGAAACAGAAGAAGACGAATATCATACGAAGAGTTTGAATTTTTTGGATGAAGTTCTTGCCATTCACGatgaaaataaacttactttttcGGATCAAGAAATTTCAGATCATTTATATACTATAATGACGGCC GCCCACGACACATCGGCTCTGACTGTAGCGTACACTTGCCTATTAATGGCGATGCATCCGGATATCCAGACCAAAGTTCGGAACGAAATGAATGAAGTATTCTTTTCGTCTTCGGTGGACATTAATTGTGACAGCCTTAAACAACTGGAATACACAGAAATGGTGATCAATGAAGTTCTTCGGATCTGCCCAGCCGTGCCATTTGTCGCTCGTCAGACAGCCCGCGAGATTGAACTCGACGGTGTCCGTATTCCAAAAGGTCAAATTCTGGTGGTGAACTTCTTTTCCTTGCATCGTCGGACGGATATTTGGGGTTCGGATCCGGAACGTTTCGATCCAGAGCGATTCCGGCCCGAAGCTACCAAGGCGCGACATCCGTTCGCTTTTCTACCCTTCAGCGGAGGTTTGCGGAACTGCATCGGCTCACGCTACGCCAAGAATTCAATGAAGATAATGTTACTGCGGATTTTACAGAACTTCGAGATTCAAACCGATCTAAAGTTCAccgatcttagattcaaattcgaaatCACCCTCAAGCTGGCAGGTCCCCACAATGTTCGGTTGGTGAAAATAAATTAG